A genomic region of Oryza glaberrima chromosome 1, OglaRS2, whole genome shotgun sequence contains the following coding sequences:
- the LOC127775659 gene encoding piezo-type mechanosensitive ion channel homolog isoform X6: protein MHRLNGSLLVFILLWAASTYIFNVAFTFFNKRFQKDMMIWETIGLWHYSIPGLFLLAQFCLGVFVALCNLVNNSVFVYTTTEGGASSSDDHLIDEKEDTMVLIVATLAWGLRKLSRAITLMLLFLLVVKPGFIHAVYMCFFLVFLLNHSIKKGLRQILVLFCEAHFSILYILQLDLVSSALERSGSLTMEVLSQLGLSNKSTTKDFMEIGSIVCFCAVHSHGFKMLFALSAVLRHTPSTPVGFTILKAGLNKSVLLSVYNSQNSRNGQADRSTHEKKIASYLSKIGQKFLWVYRSYGTYVAFLTILLTLYLVTPNYISFGYLFFLLVWIIGRQLVEKTKRRLWFPLKVYATVVFIFTYCLSVSPLFAGLVSKFVKLYPDLGFDPEASLLMNVWQSLAVLVVMQLYSYERRQNSDKNFGVSDASESGLLGFLRRLLIWHSEKILSVTVFYACLSSISLSGLIYLLGLIMFSILPKVSRIPSKVYLVYTGLLATSEYLFQMLCEPAQMCPGQQFHGLSVFLGLKHYDAGFWGVEYGLRGKVLVIVACTIQYNVFHWLDLMPTSLLHEGKWEEPCQLFISGDTSSNARDNNKDSHSSNRFSSLFSKVQGLIGSSSSSSLSSGSTCQTSEPVQNETSGSDEGKRYSFSKIWGMSKESHKWDKRKIISLRRERFETQKTTFKCYMKFWMENLFKLRGLEINMIVLLLASFTLLNVISIFYITCLVVCILMNRDLIQKLWPLFVVLFASVLLLEYFALWKEGMPWLHSINDIEVHCRECWKNSRIFFAYCSKCWLGLIADDPRMLISYYIVFIFSSFKLRSDRFSGFSDSDTYHQMMSQRKNALVWRDLSLETKSFWTFLDYIRLYAYCHLLDIVLALIAITGTLEYDVLHLGYLGFALVFFRMRLEILKKKNKIFKYLRMYNFALIVLSLAYQSPYFGQFSSGKCDQIDYIYEIIGFYKYDYGFKITSRSAFVEIVIFLLVSIQSYIFSSGEFDYVSRYLEAEQIGAMVHEQEKKALKKTEQLQHLRRSEEQKRERNMQVERMKSEMYNLQSQLNRMNSFTPINNASHSEGLRHRRNTKLYTDIDTPLQDSGIGSPRKEDKTGSTDSSQSFEFSVEDAQKSLTDLMFRTPCDTPRSPIRGTSEEFKVTDNARNSLGSTSEITEVEENEGKVNHNLLKLQYGRGAVKENPLKSAVQLIGDGVSQVQSFGNQAVTNIVSFLNIDPEEPHSSDHPAEDDIYDMVESQRETHDGQLLRTHSVTSGNGTKSSANMPIGVIFRYIWYQMRSNYDYVCYCCFVLVFLWNFSLLSMVYLGALFLYALCVNYGPSYLFWVIVLIYTELNILSQYIYQIVIQHCGLNIHIPLLQRLGFPDDKIKASFVVSILPLFLVYISTLLQSSITAKDGEWVPVTEFSFLSARNNVEEKQRMPYNWRDRLKNIHLPVMNLIRMIGRGISRYWLSLTQGAESPPYFVQVTMEVNHWPEDGIQPERIESAINRVLAIAHEERCQANSPSSCHSCSRVRIQSIERSKENSSMALAVLEVVYAAPLDCQSAGWYKSLTPAADVEKEIHESQKAGLFEDVNFPYPVVSVIGGGKREIDLYAYYFGADLAVFFLVAMFYQSVLKNKSEFLEVYQLEDQFPKEFVFILMILFFLIVVDRIIYLWSFATGKVIFYLFNLVLFTYSVTEYAWGMELVHRNVGGFVLRAIYLTKSISLALQALQIRCGIPNKSNLYRQFLTSKVTQVNYFGFRLYRALPFLYELRCVLDWSCTTTSLTMYDWLKLEDIYASLFLVKCDAILNRANHQQGEKQTKMTKFCSGICLFFVLICVIWAPMLIYSSGNPTNIANPIIDVSVKIDIKALGGRLTFFKTTVCEKIPWKHMRAYDDVDPLDYLGGYNVEDIQLICCQPDASTMWLIPAPVQTRFIQSLEETEMIFGNMELILNWDFLRARPKGKELVKYESPVDRSPSVDDVKRVLNGTTNSFRITDAYPRYFRVTGSGEVRRLEASIDSVSGELLLNNGTPPWWSFYDTNPSDLAGCQGLNGPMAIVVSEETPQGIIGETLSKFSIWSLYITFVLAVARFIRLQCSDLRMRIPYENLPSCDRLLDICEGIYAARAEGELEVEEVLYWTLVNIYRSPHMLLEYTKPD, encoded by the exons ATGCATCGGTTGAATGGGTCACTCCTAGTTTTCATTCTTCTATGGGCAGCCAGCACATATATCTTCAATGTGGCATTTACATTCTTCAATAAAAGATTTCAAAAG GATATGATGATTTGGGAAACCATTGGGCTTTGGCACTATTCTATTCCTGGATTATTTCTTCTTGCTCAGTTCTGCCTTGGCGTCTTTGTAGCACTGTGTAATCTTGTAAACAATTCTGTTTTTGTTTACACAACTACTGAGGGGGGAGCGTCATCGAGTGATGACCACCTCATTGATG AGAAGGAAGATACAATGGTTTTGATTGTAGCAACTCTAGCATGGGGTCTACGCAAGCTTTCACGTGCAATCACTTTGATGCTACTGTTTCTTCTTGTGGTGAAACCTGGCTTTATTCATGCTGTTTACA TGTGTTTTTTTCTGGTGTTTCTGTTGAATCATTCAATCAAAAAGGGACTGCGCCAGATCTTAGTGCTATTCTGTGAGGCGCATTTTTCAATACTGTACATTCTTCAGCTTGATTTAGTTTCCAGTGCTTTGGAGCGTAGTGGTTCCCTAACAATGGAGGTACTCTCACAGTTAG GTCTTTCAAATAAATCTACAACAAAGGATTTCATGGAAATTGGTTCAATTGTGTGCTTTTGTGCTGTCCATAGTCATGGTTTTAAAATGCTTTTTGCACTCTCCGCGGTTCTTCGGCATACACCTTCTACTCCTGTTGGGTTCACTATCTTAAAGGCTGGTCTGAACAAGTCAGTTCTGCTGTCAGTGTATAACTCGCAAAATTCGCGAAATGGTCAAGCTGATCGAAGTACACATG AGAAAAAGATAGCATCATATCTCAGTAAAATTGGCCAAAAGTTTCTTTGGGTGTATCGCTCGTATGGAACCTATGTGGCTTTCCTCACAATTCTTTTGACTCTCTACTTGGTGACTCCTAATTATATATCCTTTGGTTAcctttttttccttctggtTTGGATAATTGGAAGGCAACTTGTCGAGAAGACAAAGAGACGGCTTTGGTTTCCACTAAAAGTATATGCCACTGTGGTTTTCATCTTTACATACTGCCTTAGTGTGTCACCCCTTTTTGCAGGGTTAGTCTCAAAATTTGTTAAACTATATCCTGATCTGGGATTTGATCCCGAGGCCTCGCTGTTGATGAATGTTTGGCAATCATTGGCTGTTCTAGTAGTAATGCAACTTTATAGCTATGAAAGACGGCAGAACAGTGACAAGAACTTTGGTGTATCTGATGCTTCTGAATCTGGGCTTCTGGGGTTCCTAAGGAGATTGTTAATTTGGCATAGTGAGAAGATATTATCAGTTACTGTGTTCTATGCTTGCCTATCATCAATCAGTTTATCTGGCCTAATTTATCTTTTAGGTCTCATTATGTTTTCCATTTTACCTAAAGTTTCTCGAATTCCTTCCAAGGTTTACCTTGTTTACACTGGTTTACTTGCTACATCAGAATACCTATTTCAAATGTTATGTGAACCTGCTCAAATGTGTCCTGGTCAGCAGTTCCATGGCTTGTCTGTCTTTCTTGGTTTGAAGCATTATGATGCTGGATTTTGGGGTGTCGAATATGGTCTTCGAGGAAAAGTTTTGGTAATCGTGGCTTGCACCATTCAGTATAATGTTTTCCATTGGTTGGATTTGATGCCAACATCTCTTTTACATGAGGGCAAATGGGAAGAACCTTGCCAGCTCTTTATCTCTGGTGATACATCTTCTAATGCTAGGGACAATAACAAGGATAGTCATTCATCAAATAGGTTTAGTTCATTGTTTTCAAAAGTTCAAGGTCTGATTGGTAGCAGCTCAAGTTCATCTCTGAGTTCAGGGAGCACTTGTCAGACATCAGAACCTGTCCAGAATGAGACAAGCGGCTCAGATGAGGGCAAAAGATACTCATTTTCAAAGATTTGGGGAATGTCAAAAGAAAGCCACAAGTGGGATAAGAGAAAGATTATTTCCTTGAGAAGAGAAAGATTTGAAACTCAGAAGACAACCTTTAAATGCTACATGAAATTCTGGATGGAAAATCTCTTTAAATTGCGAGGTCTTGAAATTAACATGATCGTGTTACTATTGGCCAGCTTTACATTGTTGAATGTTATATCAATTTTTTACATCACATGCCTCGTTGTATGTATTCTTATGAACAGAGATCTTATCCAGAAACTGTGGCCTCTTTTTGTTGTTCTCTTTGCTTCGGTCCTACTACTCGAGTACTTTGCTCTTTGGAAGGAAGGAATGCCCTGGTTACACAGTATCAATGACATTGAAGTTCATTGTCGCGAATGCTGGAAAAATTCAAGGATTTTCTTTGCATATTGCTCAAAATGTTGGCTGG GGTTAATAGCTGACGATCCTCGAATGCTCATTAGCTACTATATTGTCTtcattttttcctcttttaAGTTACGGTCCGATCGTTTCTCTGGTTTCTCAGACTCAGATACTTATCATCAGATGATGTCACAAAGGAAAAATGCATTAGTTTGGAGGGACCTCTCATTGGAAACAAAAAGTTTCTGGACTTTTCTTGATTATATACGGCTTTATGCTTATTGCCATTTATTGGACATAGTTTTAGCATTAATTGCTATTACTGGTACGCTGGAGTATGATGTGCTGCACCTTGGTTATCTTGGATTTGCTTTGGTTTTCTTCAGAATGAGGCTTGAaatattgaagaaaaaaaataaaatattcaaGTATCTGCGGATGTATAATTTTGCGCTTATTGTTTTATCACTTGCTTATCAATCTCCTTATTTTGGGCAATTTAGCTCTGGCAAGTGTGACCAAATTGACTATATTTATGAAATTATTGGATTTTACAAGTATGATTATGGTTTTAAGATAACATCACGATCAGCTTTTGTTGAGATAGTGATCTTCTTATTGGTGTCAATTCAATCATACATCTTTAGTTCTGGTGAATTTGATTATGTATCAAGATACCTTGAGGCTGAACAAATTGGTGCGATGGTCCATGAGCAGGAGAAAAAAGCTTTGAAGAAAACTGAACAGCTCCAACATCTTCGAAGGTCCGAGGAGCAAAAACGTGAGCGGAACATGCAAGTGGAAAGGATGAAATCTGAGATGTACAATTTACAAAGTCAGCTTAATCGAATGAATTCCTTCACCCCAATCAACAATGCATCTCACAGTGAAGGCTTACGTCACAGGAGGAATACTAAGTTGTATACTGATATTGACACCCCGTTGCAAGATAGTGGGATTGGATCACCAAGAAAGGAGGATAAGACTGGTAGCACAGACTCATCCCAATCCTTTGAATTTTCTGTAGAAGATGCACAGAAGAGCTTGACAGATTTAATGTTCCGGACTCCATGTGATACTCCTAGGTCACCAATCAGGGGGACAAGTGAAGAATTTAAGGTGACTGATAATGCTAGGAACTCACTGGGTTCAACATCCGAGATCACTGAGGTCGAAGAAAATGAGGGCAAAGTGAATCATAATTTACTAAAACTGCAGTATGGAAGAGGGGCAGTTAAGGAAAACCCACTAAAATCTGCTGTGCAATTAATTGGTGATGGTGTCTCCCAAGTTCAGTCCTTTGGAAACCAGGCAGTTACAAATATTGTGAGCTTCTTGAACATTGATCCAGAAGAACCACATTCCAGTGATCATCCTGCAGAAGATGACATTTATGATATGGTAGAAAGTCAGAGGGAAACACATGATGGCCAGTTGTTAAGAACACATTCAGTTACCTCTGGAAATGGCACAAAATCGTCTGCAAACATGCCGATAGGTGTAATCTTTCGGTATATATGGTATCAGATGCGAAGTAATTATGATTATGTTTGCTATTGCTGTTTCGTTCTGGTTTTCTTGTGGAATTTTAGCTTGCTATCCATGGTTTACCTTGGAGCACTTTTCTTGTATGCTCTTTGTGTGAACTATGGGCCAAGTTACCTGTTTTGGGTCATTGTTCTGATCTACACTGAGCTGAACATTCTCTCACAATATATATACCAGATTGTCATTCAGCACTGTGGTTTGAACATACATATACCTCTTCTCCAGAGATTAGGTTTTCCGGATGATAAAATAAAGGCATCATTTGTTGTCAGCATATTGCCTCTCTTTCTGGTGTATATATCTACCCTCTTGCAGAGTTCCATAACGGCTAAAGATGGTGAATGGGTTCCTGTAACAGAGTTCAGCTTTCTAAGTGCAAGAAATAATGTAGAAGAGAAACAACGTATGCCTTACAATTGGAGAGATAGGCTAAAAAATATTCACTTGCCTGTAATGAATCTTATAAGGATGATTGGGAGAGGCATATCTAGATATTGGTTGTCACTAACACAAGGGGCAGAATCTCCTCCATATTTTGTGCAAGTTACAATGGAAGTAAACCATTGGCCAGAAGATGGAATTCAACCAGAAAGAATAGAGTCAGCAATAAACAGGGTCCTTGCTATAGCTCATGAAGAAAGATGTCAAGCCAACTCGCCTTCATCTTGCCATTCTTGTAGTCGGGTTCGGATTCAAAGTATTGAGCGAAGCAAAGAAAACTCTAGTATGGCTCTTGCTGTCCTAGAAGTTGTCTATGCTGCTCCCTTGGACTGCCAATCAGCAGGATGGTACAAATCACTCACTCCAGCTGCTGATGTAGAGAAGGAGATTCATGAATCACAAAAGGCAGGACTTTTTGAAGATGTAAATTTTCCTTACCCAGTAGTCTCTGTGATTGGCGGTGGTAAAAGGGAAATTGATCTTTATGCATATTATTTTGGTGCTGATTTGGCAGTTTTCTTTCTCGTTGCCATGTTCTATCAATCTGTTCTTAAAAACAAAAGTGAATTTCTGGAAGTTTACCAGCTGGAGGATCAGTTTCCCAAAGAGTTTGTTTTCATCCTAATG ATTCTCTTTTTCTTGATTGTGGTTGATCGCATCATATATCTGTGGTCATTTGCCACAGGAAAAGTCATTTTCTATCTTTTCAACCTAGTGCTTTTCACATACTCTGTCACTGAATATGCTTGGGGAATGGAGCTAGTGCACAGAAATGTTGGAGGATTTGTTCTACGTGCAATCTATCTTACAAAGTCGATTTCCTTGGCACTTCAAGCTTTACAGATTAGATGTGGTATTCCCAACAAGAGTAACTTGTATCGACAGTTTTTGACAAGCAAAGTTACACAAGTAAATTATTTTGGTTTCCGGCTTTACCGTGCTCTGCCCTTCTTGTATGAGCTGCGGTGTGTGCTTGATTGGTCATGTACAACCACATCATTAACAATGTATGATTGGCTTAAG TTGGAGGATATATATGCAAGCTTGTTCCTTGTGAAATGCGATGCAATTTTAAACAGGGCAAATCACCAACAAGGGGAGAAGCAAACGAAAATGACAAAATTCTGCAGTGGGATATGCCTATTCTTTGTACTTATCTGTGTTATTTGGGCACCTATGTTG ATATACAGTAGTGGTAACCCAACAAATATTGCCAACCCTATTATTGATGTAAGTGTTAAGATTGATATAAAAGCTCTTGGTGGTAGGTTAACCTTTTTTAAAACCACCGTCTGTGAAAAGATACCATGGAAACACATGAGGGCCTATGATGATGTTGACCCTCTAGATTATTTGGGAGGATATAATGTTGAGGACATTCAACTTATTTGTTGCCAACCGGATGCATCGACGATGTGGTTGATACCAGCTCCAGTGCAAACCAGATTCATTCAATCCCTTGAGGAGACAGAAATGATTTTTGGAAACATGGAGCTTATTTTAAATTGGGATTTTCTCAGAGCTAGACCAAAAGGGAAGGAACTAGTGAAATATGAGTCACCTGTTGATCGTAGTCCAAGTGTAGATGATGTTAAACGAGTGCTAAACGGGACTACAAATAGCTTCAGGATAACTGATGCTTACCCTAGATACTTTCGGGTTACTGGATCAGGTGAAGTGCGACGATTAGAAGCATCG ATAGATTCAGTAAGTGGCGAACTGCTCTTGAATAATGGCACTCCTCCTTGGTGGTCATTCTATGATACAAACCCATCAGATTTGGCTGGCTGTCAAGGCCTTAATGGTCCCATGGCCATCGTTGTGTCTGAGGAGACACCTC AGGGTATTATTGGTGAAACACTGAGCAAATTCAGCATTTGGAGTTTGTACATTACCTTTGTGTTAGCTGTTGCAAGATTTATTAGACTGCAATGCTCAGATCTGAGAATGAGAATACCTTATGAGAATCTTCCATCTTGCGACAG GTTACTTGACATCTGTGAAGGCATTTATGCAGCACGAGCAGAGGGTGAGTTAGAAGTGGAAGAAGTTCTATATTGGACATTGGTAAATATATACAGGTCACCTCATATGCTGCTTGAGTATACCAAGCCAGACTAG